From Coffea arabica cultivar ET-39 chromosome 2e, Coffea Arabica ET-39 HiFi, whole genome shotgun sequence, the proteins below share one genomic window:
- the LOC140036285 gene encoding uncharacterized protein produces MDSVANDLTNITSNINNIPMLNGINFKSWKENLLIVLGVMDLDLALRNDSPPSLTDQSTSDEKRNNERWERSNRLCLMIIKKAIPEAFRGTMSETIVTTKEFLQDIEKRFVNNENAEVSTLLTHLVSMKYCGKGNIREYIMEMSHLTSKLNALKLKLSEELLVHLILISLPTQFS; encoded by the exons ATGGATTCAG TTGCGAATGATCTTACAAATATTACTTCCAACATCAATAATATTCCTATGCTGAATGGCATAAACTTCAAATCCTGGAAAGAAAATCTCTTGATAGTACTTGGAGTAATGGATCTCGACCTTGCGTTAAGGAACGATTCTCCCCCATCTCTTACAGATCAGAGTACCTCTgatgaaaagagaaataatGAGAGGTGGGAGAGATCAAATCGCTTGTGTCTGATGATCATTAAAAAGGCCATTCCAGAAGCATTCAGGGGAACAATGTCAGAAACGATTGTAACCACTAAAGAGTTCCTTCAGGACATTGAAAAAAGGTTTGTCAATAACGAAAATGCTGAAGTTAGTACGCTCTTGACACACCTAGTTTCGATGAAATATTGTGGTAAAGGCAATATCAGAGAGTATATCATGGAGATGTCTCATCTTACTTCGAAATTAAATGCACTTAAGTTGAAACTCTCTGAAGAGTTACTAgtgcatttgattttaatatctcttcCTACACAGTTTAGCTAG